One genomic window of Dysgonomonas mossii includes the following:
- a CDS encoding S66 peptidase family protein yields the protein MNRRSFLNVGIGLSLVSLLPSKLAARNEAYKATNKVIKPARLNLGDKIGLMAPAWLLSESGLQSSIENIRQLGFEPVYSEKILDQYGYFSGTDKERAEEFNNMIKNPEIKGIIFAAGGYGCARILDMVDYSLIKKNPKLIMGFSDDTALINSIYKKTGLITFHGPVAKLLDNDYSRKQFKDIAVNPTDKYTIVSAPEDLLKAEEEKIYERYTINHGKAKGELTGGNLTLICSMIGTPYQIDLKNKIVMIEDVGEEPYRIDRMLTQLIATGELTKAAGIAIGVNKDCDKSEKSTAPNSFTLREVIEDRIKPLNIPAVHGLSFGHIDNNFTFPIGIKAELDATNMTVKLLERSVI from the coding sequence ATGAATAGAAGAAGCTTTTTGAATGTAGGGATTGGTTTGTCTTTGGTTTCGTTGCTTCCCAGCAAATTGGCAGCAAGAAACGAAGCATACAAAGCAACGAATAAAGTTATAAAACCCGCCAGATTAAACCTCGGCGATAAAATTGGGCTGATGGCTCCGGCTTGGCTGTTAAGCGAAAGCGGGTTGCAATCATCCATAGAGAATATAAGGCAACTTGGCTTTGAGCCGGTATATTCAGAAAAGATCCTCGACCAGTATGGCTATTTTAGTGGAACGGACAAAGAAAGAGCCGAGGAATTTAACAATATGATTAAAAATCCTGAAATAAAAGGAATAATCTTTGCCGCCGGAGGATATGGTTGTGCCCGGATTCTTGATATGGTAGACTACAGCCTGATCAAGAAAAATCCAAAGCTTATTATGGGATTTAGCGACGATACGGCCCTCATCAATTCGATATATAAAAAGACAGGATTGATAACATTTCATGGTCCTGTGGCTAAGCTACTGGATAATGACTATTCGAGAAAACAATTCAAAGATATTGCAGTTAATCCGACCGACAAATATACAATAGTAAGTGCACCGGAAGACCTCCTGAAAGCGGAAGAAGAGAAGATATATGAACGATATACAATAAATCACGGCAAGGCGAAAGGGGAACTAACAGGGGGCAATCTGACTCTCATCTGTTCTATGATAGGAACTCCTTATCAAATAGACTTAAAGAACAAAATCGTGATGATTGAAGACGTTGGAGAAGAACCATACAGAATTGATAGAATGCTGACGCAACTGATAGCTACAGGAGAATTAACTAAAGCTGCCGGAATTGCAATCGGAGTTAATAAAGATTGCGACAAATCAGAAAAGTCAACCGCTCCAAATTCATTTACGCTCAGGGAAGTAATCGAGGATCGGATTAAGCCATTAAATATTCCGGCAGTGCATGGATTATCATTTGGACACATCGATAATAACTTTACTTTTCCCATCGGAATAAAAGCAGAATTAGATGCAACGAATATGACAGTAAAGCTACTCGAAAGATCTGTTATTTAA
- a CDS encoding S-adenosylmethionine:tRNA ribosyltransferase-isomerase has protein sequence MEISSPQKIHIQDYNYNLPDNRIAKYPLTKRDNSKLLVYKNEKITDTVFSNINNFLPENCLMVFNNTKVIQARLHFQKTTGAQIEIFCLEPCIPNDYQLNFQQTEKCSWVCLIGNLKKWKEGSLTRQINVNEQIVNFTATRTKSHGDAHVIDFEWDNQGVTFSELLDAVGELPIPPYLNRATEEQDKQTYQTVYSKIDGSVAAPTAGLHFTSEVMKSLKDQGMKLAEVTLHVGAGTFRPVKSDEIGDHVMHSEFISVQKSFIEELIRFEGKVIAVGTTSVRTLESLYYIGVSLESQKQSHLHVSQWMPYSDSNNRLSKKDALKNILAYLEANSLSTLIADTQIIIAPGYEFKIVDGIVTNFHQPQSTLLLLVSAFLGNNNWKNIYEHALSSDYRFLSYGDSSLLLKD, from the coding sequence GTGGAAATATCCAGCCCTCAAAAAATACATATTCAAGATTATAATTATAATCTTCCGGATAACCGTATTGCCAAATATCCCCTGACTAAACGGGATAACTCAAAACTTCTTGTATATAAGAACGAGAAAATAACCGATACTGTTTTCAGTAATATAAATAATTTTCTGCCCGAAAATTGTCTTATGGTATTTAACAATACCAAAGTAATACAAGCAAGGCTTCATTTTCAGAAAACAACCGGAGCTCAGATAGAGATATTCTGCCTTGAACCTTGTATACCGAACGACTATCAGCTAAATTTTCAACAAACTGAAAAATGCTCATGGGTATGCTTGATCGGTAACCTCAAGAAGTGGAAAGAGGGAAGCCTTACCCGGCAAATAAATGTAAATGAGCAAATTGTAAACTTCACGGCTACCCGTACAAAATCTCATGGTGACGCTCACGTTATAGACTTCGAGTGGGATAATCAAGGAGTGACATTTTCAGAGCTGCTTGATGCTGTGGGAGAATTACCAATTCCACCATACTTAAACAGGGCAACGGAAGAACAAGACAAACAAACATATCAGACCGTATATTCTAAAATAGACGGATCTGTTGCCGCACCTACAGCAGGGCTTCATTTTACCTCCGAAGTCATGAAATCATTGAAGGATCAGGGCATGAAACTGGCAGAGGTTACTCTCCATGTAGGAGCCGGAACTTTTCGCCCGGTAAAATCGGATGAAATAGGAGATCATGTAATGCACTCTGAATTTATATCGGTACAAAAGAGTTTCATTGAAGAGCTAATAAGATTCGAAGGAAAAGTAATCGCAGTAGGCACAACATCCGTTCGCACACTCGAAAGCCTCTACTATATCGGAGTATCACTCGAAAGCCAAAAGCAGTCACATCTACACGTATCACAATGGATGCCCTACAGTGATTCGAACAACAGGCTATCAAAAAAGGATGCTTTAAAAAATATCTTAGCATATTTAGAGGCGAATTCACTAAGCACGCTGATTGCAGATACTCAAATTATCATTGCACCCGGCTATGAGTTCAAAATAGTAGATGGCATAGTAACCAACTTCCATCAACCTCAAAGTACACTCCTGTTGTTAGTATCAGCATTTTTAGGTAACAATAATTGGAAAAATATATACGAACATGCCCTCTCCTCTGATTATCGTTTTCTAAGTTATGGAGATAGTTCTTTATTATTAAAAGATTAA
- a CDS encoding LEA type 2 family protein encodes MKKKILSLLIIMAIFISCDSVQKSLSGTYNMINCEYNYKSISGLTVSGINLSNGLSVTSIPKVTSILSGNASSIPLNFTLNLDVKNPNTSAAMMNGLQYIISVDDIQLTTGSLNQALSVEAGQTKTLPIAIGVDLATLMKNNSKDAVVNIAKNFIGIGNKESKVFVQLKPTFLIGNVPITSPSYIPLVFNFGGN; translated from the coding sequence ATGAAGAAGAAAATCTTATCACTACTTATCATCATGGCTATATTTATTAGTTGTGATAGTGTTCAAAAGAGTTTGTCGGGTACATATAACATGATAAACTGCGAGTATAACTATAAGTCAATCTCGGGTTTGACTGTTTCGGGTATTAATTTGTCGAATGGACTCTCTGTAACTTCTATACCAAAAGTAACCTCTATTTTGAGTGGAAATGCTTCCTCTATTCCTTTGAATTTTACATTAAATTTGGATGTGAAAAATCCGAATACGTCTGCTGCTATGATGAATGGGTTGCAGTACATAATAAGTGTTGACGATATTCAGCTTACTACTGGCTCTCTGAATCAAGCACTCAGTGTTGAAGCGGGACAAACCAAAACCTTGCCTATTGCAATAGGGGTAGACCTGGCAACTCTGATGAAGAATAACTCTAAAGATGCGGTTGTGAACATTGCTAAAAATTTCATCGGTATAGGAAATAAAGAATCGAAGGTCTTTGTTCAGCTCAAACCAACATTCCTTATTGGTAATGTTCCTATCACTTCACCATCCTATATACCTTTGGTATTCAATTTTGGAGGGAACTAA
- the galE gene encoding UDP-glucose 4-epimerase GalE has protein sequence MKGKILVTGGAGYIGSHTVVELQNAGYSVVIIDDLSNSTADSIDGIERITGIRPIFEKLDCNDIDGLRKLFTTHSDINGIIHFAASKAVGESVQKPLLYYRNNLNSLINLLDLMPEFGIKNIVFSSSCTVYGEPDKNPIDETAPVKPAESPYGNTKQINEEIIKDVVRSGADIKSTILRYFNPIGAHPSTEIGELPNGVPQNLVPYITQTAIGVRQQLSVFGDDYDTPDGSCIRDFINVVDLAKAHVIAIDRMTGKKSLEKVEIFNLGTGVGVSVLQLIKVFEQVSGVKLNYKIVGRREGDIEKIWADPKRANTVLGWTAKENIEDTIKSAWNWQLKLREKGIM, from the coding sequence ATGAAAGGAAAAATTCTTGTTACGGGTGGTGCCGGATATATTGGCTCTCATACTGTAGTAGAGTTACAAAACGCAGGCTACTCTGTCGTTATTATTGATGACTTATCTAATTCGACAGCAGATTCCATTGATGGCATTGAACGCATAACAGGCATACGCCCTATTTTTGAAAAACTGGACTGCAACGATATCGACGGATTGAGAAAATTGTTTACTACTCATTCGGATATCAATGGTATTATACACTTTGCCGCCAGTAAAGCAGTGGGCGAATCGGTTCAAAAGCCACTACTATATTATAGAAACAACCTGAATTCGTTGATCAATCTACTCGATCTGATGCCTGAATTTGGCATCAAAAACATTGTATTCTCATCTTCGTGCACCGTATACGGCGAGCCGGACAAGAATCCGATAGACGAAACAGCCCCGGTGAAGCCGGCGGAATCGCCTTATGGAAATACCAAACAAATAAATGAAGAAATAATAAAAGATGTGGTACGCTCGGGTGCTGATATAAAAAGTACAATACTACGCTACTTTAACCCAATAGGTGCGCATCCATCGACAGAAATAGGAGAGCTTCCAAACGGAGTCCCTCAAAACCTTGTGCCTTATATCACTCAAACTGCAATAGGAGTACGTCAACAGTTAAGTGTATTTGGCGACGATTACGACACTCCTGACGGTTCATGCATTCGCGACTTTATCAATGTTGTAGATTTGGCAAAAGCGCACGTGATAGCAATAGATCGTATGACAGGAAAGAAATCACTGGAAAAAGTTGAAATATTCAATCTTGGTACAGGCGTCGGAGTTTCGGTTCTGCAACTTATCAAAGTATTTGAACAGGTATCGGGTGTAAAATTAAACTATAAAATAGTAGGTCGCCGAGAAGGTGATATAGAAAAGATATGGGCTGATCCTAAACGTGCAAATACCGTACTGGGATGGACTGCCAAAGAAAACATAGAAGACACAATAAAGTCTGCGTGGAATTGGCAATTGAAGCTAAGAGAAAAAGGAATTATGTAA
- a CDS encoding GNAT family N-acetyltransferase has product MEYNIKHNELNNRFETEVEGKIALVDYRVNDGVYVVTHTEVPKELEGRGIAAALTKYLLDYVRENGLKVHPVCPYTKVYIQKHQEYNDLLA; this is encoded by the coding sequence ATGGAATATAATATTAAGCATAATGAACTCAATAATCGTTTTGAGACAGAAGTAGAAGGTAAGATCGCTCTTGTGGACTATAGAGTGAATGACGGAGTTTATGTGGTGACTCACACCGAAGTTCCAAAAGAGTTGGAGGGTAGGGGTATTGCAGCAGCACTGACTAAATATCTGTTAGACTATGTTCGCGAAAACGGACTGAAAGTTCATCCTGTATGTCCTTATACAAAAGTATATATACAAAAACATCAAGAATATAATGACCTTTTGGCGTAA
- the mltG gene encoding endolytic transglycosylase MltG, with the protein MKKKSIYIILAILVIGLFFYGYRIFSTGFNIDKTVYLYIDDDKDYNTLHQEIKDSAKIKSISSFDILALLLDYKSNIRSGRYAVTPDMSVYDLIKDLRSGHQAPVKLKFNNIRTKEDLAQRISEQLMINKETLLNTLEDSTKCKELGFNPQTVVAMFIPNTYEYYWDVTIDNFLQRMKKEYEKFWTNDRLEKAKEIGLTPVEISTLASIVEEECTYSDEYPKVAGLYMNRLHIGQVLQADPTVKFAVGDFSLRRILNVHTEIDSPYNTYRVKGLPPGPIRIPSIKGIDAVLNYTKHNYLYMCAKEDFSGYHNFAANYQEHLRNRSLYIKALDARGIK; encoded by the coding sequence ATGAAAAAGAAAAGTATATATATTATTCTGGCCATTCTTGTTATAGGTTTATTCTTTTATGGATACCGGATTTTTAGTACCGGATTCAATATAGATAAAACTGTATATCTATATATCGATGATGACAAAGATTATAATACATTGCACCAAGAGATAAAGGATAGTGCAAAAATAAAAAGCATTTCGAGCTTTGACATACTCGCTCTTTTATTAGATTACAAATCGAATATAAGAAGCGGACGCTATGCTGTAACGCCGGACATGAGTGTATATGATTTAATAAAAGACTTACGAAGTGGACATCAGGCTCCAGTAAAACTCAAGTTTAATAATATACGGACAAAGGAAGATCTAGCTCAACGCATCTCAGAGCAGCTAATGATAAATAAAGAAACTTTACTTAACACACTGGAAGATTCTACTAAATGCAAAGAACTCGGATTTAATCCTCAAACTGTAGTGGCCATGTTTATACCCAACACGTACGAATATTACTGGGATGTAACCATCGATAATTTTCTACAGCGAATGAAGAAAGAATATGAAAAATTTTGGACTAACGATCGTTTAGAGAAGGCAAAAGAAATAGGGCTGACTCCTGTTGAGATTTCTACGCTTGCTTCTATTGTGGAAGAAGAATGTACATATTCGGATGAATACCCTAAAGTTGCAGGTCTATATATGAATCGTTTACACATCGGGCAAGTATTGCAAGCAGATCCTACTGTGAAGTTTGCTGTTGGCGATTTTAGTCTACGCCGTATTTTAAATGTGCATACCGAAATTGATTCTCCATATAATACCTATAGAGTAAAAGGATTGCCTCCGGGCCCTATTCGTATTCCATCCATCAAAGGGATAGATGCTGTACTGAACTATACAAAACATAATTATCTGTACATGTGTGCAAAAGAAGACTTTTCAGGATATCATAATTTTGCGGCAAATTATCAGGAGCATTTAAGAAACAGGTCTTTATATATCAAGGCTTTGGATGCTAGAGGAATTAAATAA
- a CDS encoding DUF2027 domain-containing protein has protein sequence MKIGDKVRFLNTTGGGVVRGFQGKDIVLVEDEEGFDIPVLIRETVLIEPANDMQVRQSTKSSQQTFVQQTLTIKQEEEYKPEETKEGELLTVNLAYLPVDIKSLSNTNFECYLINDSNYYLSYNYMGRAEAGWVSRATGVIEPNTKLFLEEFEKAELNDIEKVCLQFFAYKKGKPYSLKNAYSVELRIDTVKFYKLHSFKENDYFEDDAMLYSIVRRDLAEKEFIISPEEIASAMQEKEVSQRPRIQPIVKKEQSTIIEIDLHADELIDNTQGMSSSDILEYQINKFKEVMDENKRNKGQKIVFIHGKGDGILKNAILKELSSKYKSAYYQDASFREYGYGATMVTIK, from the coding sequence ATGAAGATCGGAGATAAAGTTCGTTTCCTCAATACTACAGGTGGTGGTGTTGTACGGGGATTTCAGGGAAAAGATATTGTGTTGGTAGAAGATGAGGAAGGGTTTGATATTCCCGTTCTTATCCGTGAGACAGTCTTGATAGAGCCTGCAAACGATATGCAGGTGAGACAATCGACCAAATCTTCTCAGCAAACGTTTGTTCAGCAAACATTAACGATAAAGCAAGAAGAGGAATATAAGCCCGAGGAGACAAAAGAGGGAGAGCTCTTGACTGTCAATCTTGCTTATCTGCCTGTGGATATAAAGAGCCTTAGTAATACAAACTTTGAGTGCTATCTTATCAATGACAGCAACTATTATTTGTCGTACAACTATATGGGTAGGGCTGAAGCAGGATGGGTTAGTAGAGCTACAGGGGTTATTGAGCCGAATACGAAACTCTTTCTCGAAGAGTTTGAGAAGGCAGAGTTGAATGATATAGAGAAGGTCTGTTTACAGTTTTTTGCGTATAAAAAAGGGAAGCCCTATTCTTTAAAAAATGCATATTCTGTTGAACTTCGGATTGATACAGTTAAGTTTTACAAACTTCATAGCTTTAAAGAAAATGACTATTTCGAAGATGATGCTATGCTATATTCTATTGTTCGTCGCGATTTGGCAGAAAAAGAATTTATTATTTCTCCCGAAGAAATAGCTTCTGCTATGCAAGAGAAAGAAGTCTCGCAACGTCCTCGCATACAGCCAATCGTAAAAAAAGAACAAAGTACGATTATTGAGATTGATTTACATGCGGATGAATTAATCGATAATACCCAGGGGATGTCTTCTTCTGATATTCTTGAATATCAAATCAACAAATTCAAAGAGGTGATGGATGAAAATAAGCGGAACAAAGGGCAGAAGATTGTATTCATACACGGTAAGGGTGATGGCATACTAAAGAACGCTATACTGAAAGAATTAAGCTCAAAATATAAATCAGCATATTATCAAGATGCTTCCTTCCGTGAATACGGCTATGGAGCAACGATGGTCACTATAAAGTAA